From a single Planococcus shenhongbingii genomic region:
- the lon gene encoding endopeptidase La, translated as MAKRKVSKRVPLLPLRGLLVFPTMVLHIDVGRERSVAALEQALLEDNIVFLATQKEMSVEQPEKDDLQKIGTLAYVKQMLKLPNGTIRVLVEGLERGQWKNYEEDENFTVVEVTSFPDETERTAEQDALMRMLLEHFEKYAKASKKVSTETYNTVADIEEPGRLADMVASHLPLKVNEKQEVLETFDVSKRLEMLITRLHNEQEVIDLEKRITQRVKKAMEQTQKEFYLREQMKAIQTELGDKDGKSGEIVDLRKRIEDAGMPESTEKAALKELDRYEKLPSAAAESGIIRNYIEWLVTIPWSEATEDRLDIKYAEEVLDRDHDGLESVKERVLEYLAVQQMTNSLRGPILCLVGPPGVGKTSLAKSIAESLDRKFVRVSLGGVRDESEIRGHRRTYVGAMPGRIIQGMKRAGTINPVFLLDEIDKMSNDFRGDPSSAMLEVLDPEQNNSFSDHYIEETYDLSNVLFIATANDLSTIPGPLRDRMEIITIAGYTEAEKQTIAKNHLAPKQLKEHGLNEEQLIFEKDALLNIVRYYTREAGVRGLERQIASICRKVTKQIVAGDKEQVVVTAEAVEEYLGKRKFRYGMAETVNQVGVATGLAYTTVGGDTLQIEVSLSPGSGKLQLTGKLGDVMKESAQTALSFVRARAESLGIDPNFHESQDIHIHVPEGAVPKDGPSAGITIATALVSALSKRPIRREVGMTGEITLRGRVLPIGGVKEKTLSAHRAGLKTIILPLDNERDIEDIPESVREELTFKLVSQADEALEIALEGVNE; from the coding sequence ATGGCTAAAAGAAAAGTAAGTAAACGCGTACCATTATTGCCGCTACGAGGGCTCCTCGTATTCCCGACAATGGTACTTCATATTGATGTGGGCCGTGAACGTTCAGTGGCAGCATTGGAGCAGGCATTGCTCGAAGACAATATCGTCTTTTTAGCAACGCAGAAAGAAATGAGCGTCGAACAGCCTGAAAAAGATGATCTTCAAAAAATCGGGACGCTGGCTTATGTGAAGCAAATGCTGAAGTTGCCGAATGGCACAATTCGTGTCCTAGTTGAAGGATTGGAACGCGGCCAATGGAAAAATTACGAAGAAGATGAAAACTTTACGGTTGTTGAAGTCACTTCGTTTCCTGATGAAACAGAGCGCACGGCTGAGCAAGATGCATTGATGCGCATGCTGCTCGAGCATTTCGAGAAATATGCAAAAGCTTCGAAAAAAGTGTCGACAGAAACGTATAATACGGTAGCGGACATAGAAGAGCCAGGCCGGTTAGCAGATATGGTCGCTTCTCATTTGCCGCTGAAAGTGAACGAAAAACAGGAAGTGCTAGAGACGTTTGATGTCAGCAAGCGCTTAGAGATGCTGATTACCCGCCTTCACAATGAACAAGAAGTGATCGATCTTGAAAAACGCATCACGCAGCGTGTGAAAAAAGCGATGGAACAAACGCAAAAAGAGTTTTATTTGCGCGAACAAATGAAAGCGATTCAGACCGAGCTTGGCGATAAAGACGGCAAATCTGGCGAGATTGTTGACTTGCGTAAACGCATCGAAGACGCTGGCATGCCGGAATCAACTGAAAAAGCAGCGTTAAAAGAGCTGGACCGCTACGAGAAACTGCCTTCGGCTGCGGCGGAAAGCGGCATTATCCGCAATTATATTGAATGGCTGGTGACTATTCCTTGGTCGGAAGCGACAGAAGACCGCCTCGATATCAAATATGCGGAAGAAGTGCTTGACCGTGACCACGACGGGCTCGAAAGCGTCAAAGAACGGGTACTTGAATACTTGGCTGTTCAGCAGATGACCAATTCGCTTCGCGGACCGATTCTTTGCTTGGTCGGACCTCCAGGGGTAGGGAAAACATCATTGGCAAAATCCATCGCCGAATCGCTGGACCGCAAATTTGTCCGCGTATCGCTTGGCGGCGTGCGCGATGAATCCGAAATCCGTGGACACCGCCGTACGTATGTCGGGGCTATGCCTGGACGGATTATTCAAGGGATGAAACGGGCAGGAACCATCAACCCGGTTTTCCTATTGGATGAAATTGATAAGATGTCGAACGATTTCCGCGGCGACCCGTCGTCTGCAATGCTCGAAGTATTGGACCCTGAACAGAATAATTCATTCAGCGACCATTATATTGAAGAAACGTATGATTTATCAAATGTGCTCTTCATTGCAACTGCGAATGATTTGAGCACGATTCCGGGGCCTCTTCGCGACCGTATGGAAATCATTACGATTGCAGGCTACACAGAAGCGGAAAAACAAACCATCGCCAAAAATCACTTGGCTCCAAAACAATTGAAAGAACATGGCTTGAATGAAGAGCAATTAATATTTGAAAAAGACGCTTTGCTGAATATCGTGCGTTATTATACGCGTGAAGCAGGAGTCCGTGGTTTGGAACGGCAAATTGCATCGATTTGCCGGAAAGTGACCAAACAGATTGTTGCAGGCGATAAAGAGCAGGTAGTCGTGACAGCTGAAGCCGTTGAAGAATATCTCGGTAAACGCAAATTCCGCTACGGCATGGCAGAAACCGTCAACCAAGTTGGAGTTGCTACAGGTCTTGCTTATACCACTGTCGGCGGCGACACGCTTCAAATTGAAGTATCTTTGTCTCCAGGCAGCGGCAAATTGCAGCTGACCGGTAAACTGGGCGACGTCATGAAAGAATCGGCGCAAACCGCTTTGTCATTTGTCAGAGCGCGCGCAGAATCTCTTGGCATTGATCCGAATTTCCATGAATCGCAGGATATCCATATCCACGTTCCGGAAGGAGCAGTTCCAAAAGATGGCCCTTCAGCGGGTATTACGATTGCCACCGCTTTAGTATCTGCCTTATCCAAACGCCCAATCCGCCGGGAAGTCGGCATGACCGGAGAAATTACACTCCGCGGCCGCGTATTGCCAATCGGAGGAGTCAAAGAAAAAACATTGAGCGCCCACCGTGCCGGATTGAAAACGATTATCCTGCCGCTCGACAATGAGCGGGATATCGAAGACATTCCAGAAAGTGTCCGCGAAGAATTGACGTTCAAACTCGTTTCTCAAGCGGATGAAGCGCTTGAAATTGCATTAGAAGGAGTAAACGAATGA
- the yihA gene encoding ribosome biogenesis GTP-binding protein YihA/YsxC, which produces MIVNNVELVISAVRPDQYPEDGLPEFALAGRSNVGKSSFINKMIGRKSMARTSSKPGKTQTLNFYKIEEKLFYVDVPGYGYAKVSKSEREAWGKMIERYITGREELRAVIQIVDLRHPPSKDDIAMYDFMKHFDIPCIIIATKADKIPKGKWEKHKKIVRQALDMDKNDPLVVFSSETGIGKDMAWAEIEKRMQ; this is translated from the coding sequence ATGATTGTCAATAACGTAGAACTTGTCATCAGTGCCGTCCGCCCGGATCAATATCCGGAAGACGGCTTACCGGAATTTGCTTTAGCAGGGCGTTCGAACGTCGGGAAATCGTCGTTCATCAACAAAATGATCGGACGCAAAAGCATGGCGCGCACTTCCTCGAAACCCGGGAAAACGCAGACGCTGAACTTTTATAAAATTGAAGAGAAATTATTTTACGTCGATGTTCCGGGCTATGGCTATGCGAAAGTATCCAAGTCGGAACGCGAAGCATGGGGCAAGATGATCGAACGGTATATCACCGGACGTGAAGAGTTGCGTGCCGTGATTCAAATCGTCGATCTTCGCCACCCGCCGAGCAAAGACGATATCGCGATGTATGACTTTATGAAGCATTTCGATATTCCGTGCATTATCATCGCCACCAAAGCGGACAAGATCCCGAAAGGCAAATGGGAAAAGCACAAGAAAATAGTTCGCCAGGCTCTCGATATGGACAAGAACGATCCGCTGGTCGTCTTTTCATCCGAAACAGGCATCGGCAAAGATATGGCTTGGGCGGAAATTGAAAAAAGAATGCAATGA